A genome region from Euphorbia lathyris chromosome 4, ddEupLath1.1, whole genome shotgun sequence includes the following:
- the LOC136227414 gene encoding F-box/kelch-repeat protein At3g06240-like yields the protein MKRRRNSTAKRKRNERGEISHIRINYSGPSFSDLPNTILVNILLRLPIKRIFVCKSVCKTLYDLISDPEFAKLHFDQSEVYPLLRPSGFTLLSRMLYLVQPDQDDFERKLDMFYDFENNDGMSHGSLSIKINLDSKLKLPLRNIEMIDKEAVGSENCLKLNMKNHNYKIVNSCNGLLCLSNPSDNDPVIVCNPVTGEFINLPEVRTVKGVHMPLECGFGFSPVTNQYKVIKMFTRWTEHEILMVAEVHVLGTETWKDLPFFPKSTQKLFPTYFNGCVYWISSVPRSVISFDIEKECFKSSTAPPCEEKYDIVSRVSMGVLGGKLCITGAFDCDHMDVWTMEDRGGKKVWSKMLSINMDGDRWPRGSYQPIKYLNNGALLMFNSHKHAFIIYDEPNKCGFRYLKVRGMESKVEAISHIPTFLSLKHALSGHNMPVLNVKSRCGELKLHKEKKGISIVQEIRELETGSEDSELYEDDSEGMDL from the exons ATGAAAAGAAGAAGGAATTCAACAGCAAAGAGAAAAAGGAATGAAAGGGGGGAAATCAGCCACATACGCATTAACTATTCAGGTCCTTCATTTTCTGATCTGCCAAATACCATTCTTGTAAATATTCTACTTAGGCTCCCTATAAAGAGGATTTTTGTATGCAAATCTGTATGCAAAACATTGTATGATCTAATTTCAGACCCTGAGTTTGCAAAGCTCCATTTCGATCAATCTGAGGTATATCCTCTACTTCGACCCTCGGGTTTTACATTACTGTCAAGAATGCTTTATCTTGTGCAGCCAGACCAGGATGATTTTGAGCGCAAGCTGGATATGTTTTATGATTTTGAGAATAACGATGGCATGTCTCATGGTAGCTTATCTATTAAGATTAATCTTGACTCAAAATTGAAACTCCCACTGCGCAACATCGAAATGATAGATAAAGAAGCGGTAGGGAGTGAGAATTGCTTGAAGTTGAATATGAAGAATCACAACTATAAGATAGTAAATTCATGTAACGGCTTGCTTTGTTTGTCCAATCCATCTGATAATGACCCTGTTATAGTTTGCAATCCGGTTACAGGTGAGTTTATTAATCTTCCAGAGGTTAGGACGGTTAAGGGTGTTCACATGCCTCTTGAATGTGGTTTTGGTTTTAGTCCCGTGACTAACCAATATAAGGTGATAAAAATGTTTACGCGTTGGACTGAACATGAAATACTTATGGTGGCTGAAGTACATGTTCTTGGTACAGAAACATGGAAAGACCTTCCCTTTTTTCCCAAGTCAACACAGAAATTGTTCCCTACTTATTTTAATGGGTGTGTTTATTGGATTTCTTCTGTACCACGTTCTGTAATTTCTTTTGACATTGAGAAAGAATGTTTTAAGTCAAGTACAGCACCACCATGTGAGGAGAAATATGATATAGTTTCAAGAGTGAGCATGGGAGTATTAGGTGGGAAACTCTGCATAACTGGGGCTTTCGACTGTGATCATATGGATGTTTGGACAATGGAGGATCGTGGTGGTAAAAAGGTTTGGTCTAAAATGCTCTCCATTAACATGGATGGTGATAGATGGCCTCGTGGCTCATATCAACCTATAAAGTACCTGAACAATGGGGCGTTATTGATGTTTAATTCTCATAAACATgcttttattatatatgatgAGCCAAACAAATGTGGATTTAGATATTTGAAGGTCCGTGGAATGGAATCAAAAGTGGAAGCAATTTCTCATATTCCAACCTTTCTTTCACTCAAACATGCTTTATCAGGGCATAATATGCCTGTTCTTAATGTCAAGTCAAG GTGCGGAGAGCTGAAGCTGCACAAAGAGAAGAAAGGTATTTCCATAGTTCAAGAAATTAGGGAACTGGAGACTGGTTCTGAAGATAGTGAACTGTATGAGGATGATTCTGAAGGCATGGATCTGTAG
- the LOC136227062 gene encoding putative F-box/LRR-repeat protein At3g18150, translating to MESKRMNMEEKEDRISALPDSILQHILSLLPSTKQAIQTGILSKRWENQWTQVPVLIFDSTGMCYENFLRFIDNTLILHDCSKINEFHLKYCYSDRKDTQFSSKIRFATRKDVDNLYLCSSTIKQEYKLPNFLFNNASLAKLTTGNCIFMPNGEVSWECLTTLSMVSCRFGDQAMKLVLSGSPLLEKLSLRNCFGFKKLAIASKSLKILVFEQFFNIFYIEISCPKLERLWLHECLNVRTAKLLNLPSSLCANIEFKHHEDQCKEIRISLIRDILQQLHHVKELTIGSWLMEFLLQTQLGDHLSPALHIKGLTLRSHNISGIACLLRNSPVLEKLSINVTFYDQDYRDIGENYWSDATVFKCSVSHLKTIKIIGFPKGDGKHKLMLNFVQFFLKNAKVLEKMVVELKDDGTDFPLKVSQALLSLPRFSQYAIIELIFHK from the exons ATGGAAAGCAAAAGGATGAATatggaggagaaagaagatcgAATCAGTGCTTTGCCAGATTCAATCCTTCAACACATCCTCTCCCTTCTGCCATCAACCAAACAAGCTATTCAGACTGGAATTCTATCAAAACGGTGGGAGAATCAATGGACTCAAGTTCCTGTTCTCATCTTTGATTCAACTGGTATGTGTTATGAAAACTTCCTTCGATTCATTGACAATACCTTAATTCTCCATGACTGCTCTAAAATCAACGAATTTCACCTCAAATATTGTTATAGCGATAGGAAGGATACTCAATTTAGTTCAAAAATCCGGTTTGCAACAAGAAAAGATGTggataatttatatttatgttcGAGTACAATCAAGCAAGAATACAAGTTGCCGAACTTCCTGTTTAACAATGCTTCACTGGCTAAATTAACAACAGGTAATTGTATTTTTATGCCTAATGGAGAGGTAAGTTGGGAATGTCTGACCACATTGTCTATGGTAAGCTGTAGATTCGGTGATCAAGCAATGAAACTTGTTCTCTCTGGCAGTCCGCTACTCGAAAAATTATCATTAAGAAACTGTTTTGGGTTTAAGAAGCTGGCTATTGCTTCCAAATCCTTGAAAATATTGGTTTTCGAACaatttttcaacattttttatattgaaatttcatgtccaaaGCTTGAGAGATTGTGGCTTCACGAATGTTTGAATGTTAGAACTGCTAAACTACTGAATTTACCATCTTCACTTTGTGCTAATATTGAATTTAAGCATCATGAGGATCAGTGTAAAGAAATCCGTATAAGTTTGATTAGAGACATCCTTCAACAACTTCATCATGTCAAGGAGCTAACAATCGGGAGTTGGTTAATGGAG TTTCTGTTACAAACACAGCTGGGAGATCACTTGTCTCCAGCCTTACACATCAAAGGATTGACTCTGAGGTCTCATAATATCTCTGGAATTGCTTGTTTACTTCGTAATTCACCCGTGCTTGAGAAATTATCTATTAATGTGACATTTTATGATCAG GACTATCGTGATATTGGGGAAAACTACTGGTCGGATGCGACTGTTTTCAAATGTTCGGTATCTCATCTGAAGACTATTAAAATCATTGGCTTTCCAAAGGGAGATGGCAAACATAAGCTTATGCTAaactttgttcaattttttctcAAGAATGCAAAAGTGTTGGAAAAGATGGTCGTCGAACTGAAAGATGATGGAACAGATTTTCCGTTGAAAGTTTCTCAAGCATTGTTAAGCTTACCAAGATTTTCTCAATATGCCATTATTGAGTTGATCTTCCATAAGTAG
- the LOC136225755 gene encoding putative F-box/LRR-repeat protein At3g18150, with translation MESKRMNMEEEKEDRISSLPDSILQHILSLLPSTKQAIQTGILSKRWENQWTQIPVLIFDSTGMSYENFLRFIDNTLILHDCAKIDKFHLKYCYSDRKDPQFSSKIRFATRKYVDELYLYSSTNVQEYKLPNFLFNNASLAILTTVNCIFMPNGKVSWQYLTTLSMVRCKFGDEAMELVLSGSPLLEKLSLGNCFGFNNLAIASKSLKILVFEQFLNIFYIEISCPKLDRLWLHGCCNVRTAKLLNLPSSLSANIEFKHHEDQCNEIRISLTRDILQQLQHVKELTIGSWLLEFLSQTQVGDHLSPALHIKGLTLRSHNISGIACLLRNSPVLEKLSINVTFYDQDYRDFGENYWSDATVYNCLVSHLKTIKIIGFPKRDDKHKVMLNFVQFFLKNAKVLEKLVVQLKDDGTDFPSKVSQELLSLPRFSQYAIIELICCK, from the exons ATGGAAAGCAAAAGGATGAATATggaggaggagaaagaagatcgAATCAGTTCTTTGCCAGATTCAATCCTTCAACACATCCTCTCCCTTCTGCCATCAACCAAACAAGCTATTCAGACTGGAATTCTATCAAAACGGTGGGAGAATCAATGGACTCAAATTCCCGTTCTCATCTTTGATTCAACTGGTATGTCTTATGAAAACTTCCTTCGATTCATTGACAATACCTTAATTCTCCACGACTGcgctaaaatcgacaaatttcaCCTCAAATATTGTTATAGCGATAGGAAGGATCCTCAATTTAGTTCGAAAATCCGGTTTGCAACAAGAAAATATGTGGATGAGTTATATTTGTATTCGAGTACAAACGTGCAAGAATACAAGTTGCCGAATTTCCTGTTTAACAATGCTTCACTGGCTATATTAACAACAGTTAATTGTATTTTTATGCCTAATGGAAAGGTAAGTTGGCAATATCTGACCACATTGTCTATGGTAAGGTGTAAATTCGGTGATGAAGCCATGGAACTTGTTCTCTCTGGCAGTCCGCTACTCGAAAAATTATCATTAGGAAACTGTTTTGGGTTTAACAATCTGGCTATTGCTTCCAAATCCTTGAAAATATTGGTTTTCGAACAATTTCTCAACattttttatattgaaatttcatgtccaaaGCTTGATAGATTGTGGCTTCACGGATGTTGCAATGTTAGAACTGCTAAACTACTGAATTTACCATCTTCACTTTCTGCTAATATTGAATTTAAGCATCATGAGGATCAGTGTAATGAAATCCGTATAAGTTTGACTAGAGACATCCTTCAACAACTTCAGCATGTCAAGGAGCTAACAATTGGGAGTTGGTTATTGGAG TTTCTGTCACAAACACAGGTGGGAGATCACTTGTCTCCAGCCTTACACATCAAAGGCTTGACTCTGAGGTCTCATAATATCTCTGGAATTGCTTGTTTACTTCGTAATTCACCCGTGCTTGAGAAATTATCTATTAATGTGACATTTTATGACCAG GACTATCGTGATTTTGGGGAAAACTACTGGTCGGATGCGACTGTTTACAATTGTTTGGTATCTCATCTGAAGACTATTAAGATCATTGGCTTTCCAAAGAGAGATGACAAACATAAGGTTATGCTAaactttgttcaattttttctcAAGAATGCAAAAGTCCTGGAAAAGTTGGTCGTCCAATTGAAAGATGATGGAACAGATTTTCCGTCCAAAGTTTCTCAAGAATTGTTAAGCTTGCCAAGATTTTCTCAATATGCGATTATTGAGTTGATATGCTGTAAGTAG
- the LOC136227377 gene encoding putative F-box protein At5g50220 gives MKRKRISSDTTRGRKQTEEVSQVETHIQPNKDDFELNLGMCDHTLSKPGCVSTVHDKIEARFEVPKIYGLMKHHNGHGIVTCNGLLFSPNLSDRHRPIVCNPVTGEFINLPRVPKMIEFGWNKINYGFGFSPATNQYKVIRMSKRDIPLGNEAEVHILGTKTWKNIDFFTQAMPAHPPAYLNGFLYWSSYLKPLSIFSFDIEKERFGSLSAPPLNKPYNNVGVLGGELCICEVLESGVHVWTMKDNGTEKVWSKVFSFDHMYSRERRYYVRYRPIKYMNDGALLMFNSGEDALVYMDPKESELRYLKVCQCKIDSKVEAIAHIPSFVSLKHALSGQNVKVYNVRSSCAKVDVVQRPRYHRSCKLPQR, from the exons ATGAAAAGAAAAAGGATTTCTTCGGATACAACGAGAGGTAGAAAACAAACAGAAGAAGTTAGTCAAGTAGAGACTCATATTCAG CCAAATAAGGATGACTTTGAGCTCAATCTTGGGATGTGTGATCATACCTTGTCTAAGCCTGGATGTGTCTCCACTGTTCATGATAAAATTGAAGCCAGATTTGAAGTCCCTAAAATATACGGGCTCATGAAACATCACAATGGACATGGTATAGTTACATGCAACGGCTTGCTTTTCTCGCCCAATCTATCTGATAGACATCGTCCTATTGTTTGCAATCCTGTTACAGGTGAGTTTATTAACCTTCCTCGAGTGCCTAAGATGATTGAGTTTGGTtggaataaaataaattatggtTTTGGTTTTAGTCCTGCGACTAACCAATATAAAGTGATAAGAATGTCTAAGCGAGACATCCCTCTTGGTAATGAAGCTGAAGTACATATTCTTGGtacaaaaacatggaaaaacatTGACTTTTTCACCCAGGCAATGCCTGCGCACCCTCCTGCTTATTTGAATGGTTTTCTTTATTGGTCTTCTTATTTAAAACCATTATCTATATTTAGTTTTGACATTGAGAAGGAACGTTTTGGATCACTTTCAGCACCACCACTGAATAAACCTTATAACAATGTGGGAGTATTAGGGGGAGAACTCTGCATATGTGAGGTTCTTGAGTCTGGTGTTCATGTTTGGACAATGAAAGATAATGGTACCGAAAAAGTGTGGTCTAAAGTTTTCTCCTTTGATCACATGTATTCTAGAGAAAGACGATATTATGTCAGGTATCGACCCATTAAGTACATGAATGATGGAGCATTACTGATGTTTAACTCCGGTGAAGATGCTTTAGTGTACATGGATCCAAAAGAAAGTGAATTGAGATATTTGAAGGTCTGCCAATGTAAGATAGATTCCAAAGTCGAAGCAATTGCTCATATTCCAAGCTTTGTTTCACTCAAACATGCTCTATCGGGACAGAATGTGAAGGTGTATAATGTCCGGTCTAG TTGCGCGAAAGTTGATGTTGTGCAAAGACCCCGATATCATCGATCTTGTAAGTTGCCACAGAGGTAA